In the Helianthus annuus cultivar XRQ/B chromosome 11, HanXRQr2.0-SUNRISE, whole genome shotgun sequence genome, one interval contains:
- the LOC110889646 gene encoding uncharacterized protein LOC110889646, with amino-acid sequence MGGRGVISDKWSMRVLWITAIGSAIGLYMVAVERQTQNREKMMAEALRAAAEADANNT; translated from the exons ATGGGAGGTAGAGGAGTGATAAGCGATAAATGGTCCATGAGGGTTCTCTGGATCACAGCAATTGGAAGTGCTATTG GCCTGTATATGGTTGCGGTTGAAAGACAGACACAAAACAGGGAAAAGATGATGGCTGAAGCCTTAAGGGCTGCTGCAGAAGCTGATGCAAACAACACCTGA
- the LOC110889648 gene encoding uncharacterized protein LOC110889648 isoform X2: MTGVPLDLRPQSYGSPQQPQNGSLQTQNGFATARKPSRMSLSGSREKDKFLPFLCRYLSRKKIVMMILGLFALMAFLSGFFNANRDVSESTIFNRFSDAYNTSLQFSRTFHSQNDDISNIQRTLSICEENPPTRHTSIESHSSGSVSSHSNWCQNFAFPPPPPGDRRRPGPRPCPVCYLPVEEAIASMPSATSASPVLQHLTYFHEETSTKTEPHEGSDFGGYPSIKQRNESFDIKESMTVHCGFVKGCRPGYKTGFDIDVSDLVELEQSHDIIVASAIFGNYDVIQQPTKISEAARENIPFYMFIDEETEAYMRNSSALDYRMKVGLWRIIVVHNVPYTDSRRNGKVPKLLLHRLFPNVRYSIWIDGKLQLVVDPYQLLERFLWRHNATFAISKHYRRFDVFEEAEANKAAGKYNNASIDYQINFYRNEGLTPYSEAKLPIISDVPEGCVIIKEHIPITNLFTCLWFNEVDRFTSRDQLSFATVRDKIMARVNWSINMFMDCERRNFVIQAYHRDLLEHMPPPAAKTSSLRRARVNVPITVPIPVRGNTSSAKSSLKKNAVKRGKGEKRSRSRRHVKNPGNKDNMVI, from the exons ATGACCGGAGTGCCATTGGATTTAAGACCACAGAGTTATGGATCACCGCAACAGCCACAAAATGGTTCGTTGCAGACTCAAAATGGGTTCGCTACTGCGCGCAAGCCATCAAGGATGTCGCTTAGCGGTTCAAGGGAGAAAGATAAATTTCTTCCTTTTTTGTGTAGATATCTAAGTAGAAAgaagattgtgatgatgattTTAGGTTTATTCGCACTCATGGCTTTCTTATCAGGGTTCTTTAATGCCAATAGAG ACGTATCAGAGAGCACGATCTTCAATCGTTTTAGCGATGCTTATAACACCTCTTTACAGTTCTCTAGAACGTTTCATAGTCAAAACGATGATATTTCTAATATACAAAGAACGTTGTCTATATGTGAAGAAAACCCTCCTACCCGCCATACTTCCATTGAATCGCATTCTTCGGGATCCGTTTCGTCTCATAGCAATTGGTGTCAGAATTTTGCATTTCCACCCCCTCCTCCAGGCGATAGGAGACGACCCGGACCTAGAC CTTGTCCTGTATGCTACCTTCCGGTGGAGGAAGCTATAGCTAGCATGCCGAGCGCCACGTCAGCATCACCTGTTCTTCAACACTTAACTTATTTTCATGAGGAGACTTCTACTAAAACCGAACCACACGAAGGCTCAGATTTTGGTGGGTACCCTTCCATAAAGCAAAGGAATGAATCTTTTGATATTAAAGAATCAATGACTGTACATTGCGG GTTTGTAAAAGGTTGCCGACCTGGTTACAAAACCGGATTCGATATCGATGTATCTGATCTTGTGGAGTTGGAGCAATCTCATGATATTATTGTTGCATCGGCCATATTTG GAAACTATGATGTAATTCAGCAGCCGACTAAGATTAGTGAGGCTGCAAGGGAGAATATACCATTTTATATGTTTATTGATGAAGAAACCGAAGCATATATGAGAAATTCAAGCGCTTTGGACTACCGAATGAAGGTTGGATTATGGAGAATTATTGTTGTACATAATGTTCCGTACACCGATTCTCGACGAAATGGAAAG GTCCCAAAGCTTTTACTACACAGACTCTTTCCAAATGTTCGGTATTCTATATGGATTGACGGGAAGCTGCAACTCGTTGTGGATCCATATCAACTTCTAGAAAG GTTTTTGTGGCGTCACAATGCTACGTTTGCTATTTCAAAACATTATAGGCGGTTCGATGTGTTTGAAGAAGCCGAAGCTAATAAAGCTGCAGGAAAATACAACAACGCATCCATTGATTACCAGATTAATTTTTACAGAAACGAAGGTTTAACACCGTATTCTGAGGCTAAGCTTCCTATAATCAGTG ATGTTCCGGAAGGTTGTGTCATCATAAAAGAACATATTCCAATAACGAATCTCTTCACGTGTTTATGGTTCAATGAAGTTGACCGGTTTACTTCAAGAGATCAGTTAAGTTTCGCTACTGTACGAGACAAAATCATGGCTCGAGTCAACTGGAGTATTAATATGTTTATGGACTGTGAAAGACGGAATTTCGTGATACAG GCATACCATAGAGATCTACTAGAGCACATGCCACCACCTGCAGCTAAAACGAGTAGTTTAAGACGGGCGCGAGTTAATGTTCCCATTACAGTTCCTATACCTGTGAGGGGTAATACATCATCTGCTAAAAGTTCATTAAAGAAAAACGCTGTTAAACGTGGGAAAGGAGAGAAGAGATCTCGTTCCAGAAGGCATGTGAAAAATCCCGGTAACAAGGACAATATGGTCATTTGA
- the LOC110889648 gene encoding uncharacterized protein LOC110889648 isoform X1 has protein sequence MTGVPLDLRPQSYGSPQQPQNGSLQTQNGFATARKPSRMSLSGSREKDKFLPFLCRYLSRKKIVMMILGLFALMAFLSGFFNANREDVSESTIFNRFSDAYNTSLQFSRTFHSQNDDISNIQRTLSICEENPPTRHTSIESHSSGSVSSHSNWCQNFAFPPPPPGDRRRPGPRPCPVCYLPVEEAIASMPSATSASPVLQHLTYFHEETSTKTEPHEGSDFGGYPSIKQRNESFDIKESMTVHCGFVKGCRPGYKTGFDIDVSDLVELEQSHDIIVASAIFGNYDVIQQPTKISEAARENIPFYMFIDEETEAYMRNSSALDYRMKVGLWRIIVVHNVPYTDSRRNGKVPKLLLHRLFPNVRYSIWIDGKLQLVVDPYQLLERFLWRHNATFAISKHYRRFDVFEEAEANKAAGKYNNASIDYQINFYRNEGLTPYSEAKLPIISDVPEGCVIIKEHIPITNLFTCLWFNEVDRFTSRDQLSFATVRDKIMARVNWSINMFMDCERRNFVIQAYHRDLLEHMPPPAAKTSSLRRARVNVPITVPIPVRGNTSSAKSSLKKNAVKRGKGEKRSRSRRHVKNPGNKDNMVI, from the exons ATGACCGGAGTGCCATTGGATTTAAGACCACAGAGTTATGGATCACCGCAACAGCCACAAAATGGTTCGTTGCAGACTCAAAATGGGTTCGCTACTGCGCGCAAGCCATCAAGGATGTCGCTTAGCGGTTCAAGGGAGAAAGATAAATTTCTTCCTTTTTTGTGTAGATATCTAAGTAGAAAgaagattgtgatgatgattTTAGGTTTATTCGCACTCATGGCTTTCTTATCAGGGTTCTTTAATGCCAATAGAG AAGACGTATCAGAGAGCACGATCTTCAATCGTTTTAGCGATGCTTATAACACCTCTTTACAGTTCTCTAGAACGTTTCATAGTCAAAACGATGATATTTCTAATATACAAAGAACGTTGTCTATATGTGAAGAAAACCCTCCTACCCGCCATACTTCCATTGAATCGCATTCTTCGGGATCCGTTTCGTCTCATAGCAATTGGTGTCAGAATTTTGCATTTCCACCCCCTCCTCCAGGCGATAGGAGACGACCCGGACCTAGAC CTTGTCCTGTATGCTACCTTCCGGTGGAGGAAGCTATAGCTAGCATGCCGAGCGCCACGTCAGCATCACCTGTTCTTCAACACTTAACTTATTTTCATGAGGAGACTTCTACTAAAACCGAACCACACGAAGGCTCAGATTTTGGTGGGTACCCTTCCATAAAGCAAAGGAATGAATCTTTTGATATTAAAGAATCAATGACTGTACATTGCGG GTTTGTAAAAGGTTGCCGACCTGGTTACAAAACCGGATTCGATATCGATGTATCTGATCTTGTGGAGTTGGAGCAATCTCATGATATTATTGTTGCATCGGCCATATTTG GAAACTATGATGTAATTCAGCAGCCGACTAAGATTAGTGAGGCTGCAAGGGAGAATATACCATTTTATATGTTTATTGATGAAGAAACCGAAGCATATATGAGAAATTCAAGCGCTTTGGACTACCGAATGAAGGTTGGATTATGGAGAATTATTGTTGTACATAATGTTCCGTACACCGATTCTCGACGAAATGGAAAG GTCCCAAAGCTTTTACTACACAGACTCTTTCCAAATGTTCGGTATTCTATATGGATTGACGGGAAGCTGCAACTCGTTGTGGATCCATATCAACTTCTAGAAAG GTTTTTGTGGCGTCACAATGCTACGTTTGCTATTTCAAAACATTATAGGCGGTTCGATGTGTTTGAAGAAGCCGAAGCTAATAAAGCTGCAGGAAAATACAACAACGCATCCATTGATTACCAGATTAATTTTTACAGAAACGAAGGTTTAACACCGTATTCTGAGGCTAAGCTTCCTATAATCAGTG ATGTTCCGGAAGGTTGTGTCATCATAAAAGAACATATTCCAATAACGAATCTCTTCACGTGTTTATGGTTCAATGAAGTTGACCGGTTTACTTCAAGAGATCAGTTAAGTTTCGCTACTGTACGAGACAAAATCATGGCTCGAGTCAACTGGAGTATTAATATGTTTATGGACTGTGAAAGACGGAATTTCGTGATACAG GCATACCATAGAGATCTACTAGAGCACATGCCACCACCTGCAGCTAAAACGAGTAGTTTAAGACGGGCGCGAGTTAATGTTCCCATTACAGTTCCTATACCTGTGAGGGGTAATACATCATCTGCTAAAAGTTCATTAAAGAAAAACGCTGTTAAACGTGGGAAAGGAGAGAAGAGATCTCGTTCCAGAAGGCATGTGAAAAATCCCGGTAACAAGGACAATATGGTCATTTGA